A stretch of Blautia liquoris DNA encodes these proteins:
- the iolC gene encoding 5-dehydro-2-deoxygluconokinase: MGYISFDKSRKLDLILLGRVAIDFNPAYTDQVKEEFKPLEDVHMFEKYVGGSPANIAVGVQRHGLKAGFIGKVSDDQFGDFVIDYFDSEGIDTSHITRCTGGEKLGLTFTEMLSQSESNILMYRNCIADLQLSVDDIDADYIQNAKAILISGTALAESPSREAALKAIMLAKKYRTRIIFDIDYRAYNWKNQDEISIYYSIAAKNADIIMGSREEYDLTEHLIQENLKDCESAALWQRYHAKIVVIKHGMKGSTAYTRDGASYSIRPFPVKARKGFGGGDGYGAGFLYGLFEGWELIDCLEFGSAEASMMVRSNNCSDSLPNTEEVHEFIRREKEEYGEMVAKGEEQI; the protein is encoded by the coding sequence GTGGGATATATCAGTTTTGATAAAAGCAGAAAGCTTGATTTGATTCTGCTTGGCAGGGTGGCGATTGATTTTAATCCAGCTTATACAGACCAGGTAAAAGAAGAATTTAAGCCGCTTGAAGATGTACATATGTTTGAAAAATATGTCGGAGGTTCTCCCGCTAATATAGCAGTGGGGGTCCAAAGGCATGGTCTGAAGGCCGGATTTATCGGAAAAGTATCGGATGATCAGTTTGGTGATTTTGTGATTGATTATTTTGATTCCGAGGGAATCGACACGAGTCATATTACAAGGTGTACCGGCGGTGAAAAACTTGGACTTACTTTTACAGAGATGCTCTCCCAAAGTGAAAGTAATATCCTGATGTACAGAAACTGTATCGCAGACTTACAGCTTTCAGTGGATGATATTGATGCAGACTATATACAAAATGCGAAAGCAATTCTGATTTCAGGAACAGCATTGGCCGAGAGTCCATCCAGAGAGGCGGCCTTAAAAGCGATCATGCTTGCGAAGAAGTATCGTACCAGAATTATTTTTGATATTGACTACCGTGCTTATAACTGGAAAAATCAAGATGAGATTTCGATTTATTATTCCATAGCAGCAAAAAATGCAGACATCATCATGGGGTCACGGGAAGAATATGATCTGACCGAACATCTGATACAGGAGAATCTGAAAGATTGTGAGTCAGCGGCGCTCTGGCAAAGGTATCACGCGAAGATTGTGGTAATTAAACATGGCATGAAAGGTTCAACGGCATATACGCGTGATGGAGCAAGTTATTCGATTCGTCCGTTCCCGGTAAAAGCCAGGAAAGGATTTGGCGGAGGAGACGGATATGGGGCAGGATTTCTCTATGGCTTATTTGAGGGCTGGGAGCTGATTGATTGCCTGGAATTCGGTTCCGCTGAAGCATCTATGATGGTGAGAAGCAATAATTGCTCTGATTCCCTTCCGAATAC
- a CDS encoding AraC family transcriptional regulator translates to MLIDGLSLYKRGHLYRINTPIDSLYFFFDYDERCYKENMQFQHFHTFYEIMIPLEESAGHLIDGKYYGIKLHDMVLLRPSLLHKTVYPKGSPSRRIIINFRFPNHIYGMEEIFSKILSLFDARIPIYRFPEKEKKKLYQVLNEIYRLTDSTSECKNLLIHNKFLEFLSLLYEEQEYNCYKPVNSGMRLQDRIYDITAYIHKHSTESLSLDLLSQKFYISPYYLSHTFKEVTGFTLISYVQTVRIRNAQLLLISTNDKITEIAMRCGFTSFSQFSRCFLKTCGMSPSEYRSAYTVHGLETFELQEKS, encoded by the coding sequence ATGCTGATAGATGGGTTGAGCTTGTATAAAAGGGGACATTTATATCGCATCAATACACCGATAGATTCTCTGTACTTTTTTTTCGACTACGATGAACGGTGTTATAAAGAGAACATGCAGTTCCAGCATTTTCACACTTTCTATGAAATTATGATCCCGCTGGAGGAATCAGCGGGGCATCTCATAGATGGAAAATATTACGGCATAAAGCTTCACGATATGGTCCTTCTGCGTCCGTCCCTACTGCACAAGACAGTTTATCCAAAAGGGTCACCGAGCAGGCGTATTATCATTAATTTTCGATTTCCAAACCACATATATGGAATGGAAGAAATTTTCTCTAAAATTCTTTCTCTTTTTGATGCAAGAATTCCTATCTATCGTTTCCCGGAGAAAGAGAAAAAGAAGCTCTACCAGGTGTTAAATGAGATTTATAGATTGACAGATTCAACTTCAGAGTGCAAGAACCTCTTGATACATAATAAGTTTCTGGAATTCTTATCCCTCCTTTATGAGGAACAGGAATACAACTGCTATAAGCCTGTCAACTCAGGGATGAGACTTCAAGACAGGATCTATGACATTACAGCTTATATACATAAACATAGCACGGAAAGTCTGTCACTGGATCTTCTCTCCCAAAAGTTTTATATTAGTCCTTACTATCTTTCTCATACCTTTAAAGAAGTGACCGGATTTACATTGATTAGTTATGTTCAGACGGTGCGTATTCGTAATGCACAGCTTCTTTTGATCTCTACCAATGACAAGATTACAGAGATTGCAATGCGCTGCGGGTTTACGAGCTTTTCACAGTTCAGCAGATGTTTTTTAAAAACCTGCGGCATGTCACCATCTGAATACAGATCAGCATATACCGTCCATGGACTCGAGACATTTGAGCTTCAGGAGAAAAGTTAA
- the bglB gene encoding beta-galactosidase BglB, with protein MGSFKINKNQIFRTIELYAESFESVLYETDSKFLEGMENRNLAGDDINRYKFWEWTQGVGLFGFWKLYCYTNKEKYLNILLKYYDRQISIGLPARNVNTTTPLLAMSYVAENQNREDYMKICREWADWMMQSFPRTRGGGFQHMTSDTVNDQELWDDTLFMAVLFLANMGRILKRQEYIEEAKYQFLIHIKYLADNKTGLWFHGWTFHGNHNFAKGLWGRGNCWVTAAIPEFLDMIECEDGLRRYLIETLACQAEALKKYQTANGMWHTLVDDPKSYVEASATCGFAYGILKGVHMGILDPSDKVCAINAVKPILDLTDEQGILHQVSYGTPMGRSDKEFYKNIELKSMPYGQALAILFMLEVLKEEDTDVKPL; from the coding sequence ATGGGCTCATTTAAAATTAACAAAAATCAGATTTTCAGAACGATTGAACTTTATGCCGAAAGTTTTGAATCCGTATTATATGAGACAGACAGTAAATTTTTAGAAGGCATGGAGAATCGAAACCTGGCGGGAGATGATATCAATCGTTACAAATTCTGGGAATGGACACAGGGAGTGGGCCTTTTTGGATTCTGGAAATTGTATTGTTATACAAATAAGGAAAAGTACCTGAATATTTTGCTGAAGTATTATGACCGACAGATTAGCATTGGACTTCCGGCCAGAAATGTTAATACAACCACACCACTTCTTGCTATGTCATACGTTGCGGAGAATCAAAACCGTGAGGACTATATGAAGATCTGCAGGGAGTGGGCAGATTGGATGATGCAAAGTTTTCCGAGAACAAGGGGGGGAGGATTTCAGCATATGACCTCCGATACTGTAAATGATCAGGAATTATGGGACGATACTTTGTTCATGGCGGTCCTTTTCCTTGCCAATATGGGAAGAATATTAAAAAGGCAGGAGTATATAGAAGAGGCAAAATATCAGTTCCTGATTCATATCAAGTATCTCGCAGACAACAAAACAGGTCTCTGGTTTCATGGCTGGACTTTTCATGGAAATCATAATTTTGCAAAAGGTCTGTGGGGGAGGGGGAACTGCTGGGTCACTGCTGCAATACCAGAGTTTCTGGACATGATAGAATGTGAAGATGGTCTCAGGAGATATTTGATTGAAACATTGGCTTGCCAGGCTGAGGCACTGAAAAAGTATCAGACGGCTAATGGTATGTGGCATACTTTGGTAGACGATCCCAAGTCTTATGTGGAAGCAAGTGCCACCTGCGGTTTTGCCTATGGCATTCTGAAAGGAGTTCATATGGGAATACTTGATCCGTCTGATAAAGTATGTGCCATAAATGCAGTGAAACCGATTCTGGATCTCACGGACGAACAGGGTATCCTTCATCAGGTTTCTTATGGAACGCCAATGGGAAGATCAGACAAGGAATTTTACAAAAACATAGAGTTAAAGTCCATGCCATATGGACAGGCATTGGCGATTCTGTTTATGCTTGAAGTTTTGAAAGAAGAGGATACAGATGTTAAACCATTATAA
- a CDS encoding extracellular solute-binding protein, whose amino-acid sequence MRKKSLLKGMAVVLASSAVLTGCAGEGNQKGANEAKDKDSGKEETIKVMVWDRGDAAPGTTSEDNEQTKWIQQQVKEKLNLNVKFVAVPRSSSDDKLNIMMSGGSAPDIVFSYGQDLFSNYASNGGLADLSEAYKKEGKDIAKYVGDVQDMGVIDGKQFAIMKQRGEEKARHTAYIRKDWLDALGMNIPKTKEELEAYLKAVKEKNPGNVENVIPWAMSGRNDTEKGYLNFLGSYVDLKDDKEGYMYNEGYMAVASGAEEGLKKLNEWYNEGLISKDFSTDTTEDIYKAQVTAGNVGFILDDTSRPWEYIEVLNNTIGHETFVPVECFDLPDGSYRDPYEPRFGMFVMIPKTSEDKVDACMKYLNWQADPEVAENIIYTKDHQRDENGVPKFLSQEELSEKGYPGTCDDLNIVNLALDYTNDKEAIISKCVNDQSTEWESKEWFENYYDVCEVGKYRHPTYPYISEDEANYGKNITDTMIEYVYKCISCPTADFDKTQKEEYAKLESAGLKKVLDAREKYYDSIEK is encoded by the coding sequence ATGAGAAAGAAAAGTTTGCTAAAGGGAATGGCAGTCGTACTAGCTTCGTCGGCAGTGCTTACAGGATGTGCGGGTGAAGGAAATCAAAAAGGTGCTAATGAGGCAAAAGATAAGGATAGTGGCAAAGAGGAGACAATTAAGGTGATGGTGTGGGACAGAGGGGATGCTGCCCCCGGGACTACTTCGGAAGATAATGAACAGACGAAATGGATTCAGCAGCAAGTGAAGGAAAAACTGAATCTCAATGTCAAGTTTGTAGCGGTGCCCAGATCGTCTTCGGATGATAAGTTAAATATTATGATGTCAGGCGGAAGCGCCCCGGATATTGTCTTCAGCTATGGGCAGGATCTTTTCAGTAACTACGCATCGAATGGCGGTCTGGCAGACCTTTCAGAGGCATATAAGAAAGAGGGAAAGGACATTGCGAAATATGTAGGTGATGTTCAGGATATGGGAGTGATTGACGGAAAGCAGTTCGCGATTATGAAGCAGAGAGGCGAGGAAAAGGCACGCCACACTGCATATATCCGAAAAGACTGGCTGGATGCTCTGGGAATGAATATTCCAAAAACAAAGGAAGAGCTTGAAGCTTATCTGAAAGCTGTAAAAGAGAAAAACCCCGGCAATGTGGAGAATGTTATCCCCTGGGCGATGAGTGGGAGAAATGACACAGAAAAAGGATACCTAAACTTCCTTGGATCTTATGTGGACTTAAAAGATGATAAGGAAGGCTATATGTACAATGAGGGCTACATGGCAGTTGCTTCGGGTGCCGAAGAGGGACTGAAAAAGCTTAATGAATGGTACAATGAAGGCCTGATCTCCAAGGACTTCTCGACGGATACAACCGAAGATATATACAAAGCACAGGTGACAGCGGGAAATGTTGGATTTATTCTGGATGATACCTCAAGGCCATGGGAGTATATAGAAGTTTTGAACAATACTATAGGTCACGAGACCTTTGTACCGGTGGAATGCTTTGATTTGCCCGATGGATCCTATCGAGATCCATATGAACCGAGATTTGGCATGTTTGTCATGATCCCTAAGACGAGTGAAGACAAAGTAGATGCCTGCATGAAATATCTGAACTGGCAGGCGGATCCGGAAGTGGCGGAAAATATTATATACACAAAGGATCACCAGAGAGATGAAAACGGAGTGCCGAAATTCCTGTCGCAAGAAGAATTATCAGAAAAAGGATATCCGGGAACTTGTGATGACCTGAATATTGTGAATCTGGCGCTGGATTATACGAATGATAAAGAGGCCATCATATCAAAATGTGTAAATGATCAGTCCACGGAATGGGAGAGTAAAGAGTGGTTTGAGAATTATTATGATGTGTGTGAAGTAGGAAAATATCGCCATCCTACCTATCCGTATATCTCAGAAGATGAAGCAAATTACGGTAAGAATATCACAGATACGATGATCGAGTATGTTTACAAATGTATCAGCTGCCCGACTGCTGACTTTGATAAGACTCAGAAGGAAGAATATGCGAAACTTGAGAGCGCTGGACTTAAAAAGGTATTGGATGCGAGAGAAAAATATTATGACAGTATTGAAAAATAA
- a CDS encoding carbohydrate ABC transporter permease yields MNGVKSKEEKRFQLFWKILFILISIIALIPIIRVISMSLSSKNAILSGKVFLYPVEFTLDAYKKAIKSGSFTSSFLYSVVLMVISTVISMVMTVLAAYPLSKKKLKGAGVIMTLFVLTMYLDPGIIPKYLNVKDFNMIDTVWALIVPEALSAYNMIIMCQAFRGIDSSLYEAAKIDGCNETQTLIKIALPLVFPTIATLALFYAVGRWNRLSDVLYYVNSSNLYTVQMVLKQMIESVKISQQEGLTSQLVADNIKSASIVISMAPMVIVYPFIQKYFTSGIMLGAVKG; encoded by the coding sequence ATGAATGGAGTGAAAAGTAAAGAGGAAAAGAGATTTCAGCTGTTTTGGAAGATTTTATTCATATTGATCAGTATTATAGCGCTGATTCCGATTATACGTGTGATTTCCATGTCGCTTAGCTCCAAAAATGCGATCTTGTCAGGAAAAGTATTCCTATATCCTGTCGAGTTTACGCTGGATGCTTATAAGAAAGCCATAAAGAGTGGGAGTTTTACTTCCTCATTTTTATATTCGGTGGTACTGATGGTTATATCGACAGTCATCAGTATGGTTATGACAGTCCTGGCGGCCTACCCCCTTTCTAAAAAGAAGCTGAAAGGGGCTGGTGTGATCATGACCTTGTTCGTACTGACCATGTATCTAGATCCCGGAATTATACCTAAGTATCTCAATGTAAAAGACTTCAATATGATTGATACCGTATGGGCTTTGATTGTTCCGGAGGCTCTTTCAGCCTACAACATGATTATCATGTGTCAGGCATTCCGTGGGATTGATTCTTCCCTCTATGAGGCTGCAAAGATTGATGGCTGTAATGAAACACAGACATTGATTAAAATTGCACTGCCACTGGTATTTCCGACGATTGCGACGCTGGCATTGTTCTATGCAGTGGGAAGGTGGAATCGACTAAGTGATGTGTTATATTATGTGAATTCATCAAACCTTTACACGGTACAGATGGTTTTGAAACAGATGATAGAATCTGTTAAGATCTCTCAGCAGGAAGGACTGACATCACAACTTGTTGCAGATAACATTAAGTCTGCAAGTATTGTGATATCTATGGCACCGATGGTGATTGTATATCCATTTATTCAAAAATATTTTACATCGGGTATTATGCTGGGAGCAGTGAAGGGCTAG
- a CDS encoding ABC transporter permease has translation MIKSRKQKQKKVPVKVYFRNTWQLYLMLLIPVIYIILFKYKPMLGVVAAFKKFNVFAGIWKSPWVGLEHFREAFGSAEFWSALKNTLILNIGDLILGFPFPILIAVFLFEINSKKIRKVTQTILYLPNFLSWVIIAGIVTQLFSSSGLVNELFCKMGFGEVGFLSSPFAWRIVYWISGIWQSAGYSLIIYLAALTSTDPSLGEAAYIDGATRLQRIWHVTLSQIRPTISIMLIMQLGKIISIDFDRPYMLGNTLVKSASDVISTYVYNVGLQSGRFDFATAVGLFQSVVGIILILSVNQISKKIGEEGIM, from the coding sequence ATGATAAAAAGTAGGAAACAAAAGCAGAAGAAGGTACCTGTAAAAGTTTACTTCAGGAACACTTGGCAGCTTTATCTGATGCTTCTGATACCAGTGATTTACATAATTCTGTTCAAATACAAGCCAATGCTCGGCGTTGTGGCAGCCTTTAAAAAGTTTAATGTATTTGCAGGAATCTGGAAGAGCCCATGGGTGGGGCTGGAACACTTTAGAGAAGCTTTTGGCTCGGCCGAATTTTGGAGTGCTCTAAAAAACACATTGATTTTGAATATCGGAGATCTGATTTTAGGATTTCCATTCCCGATTCTGATTGCAGTATTTTTATTCGAGATTAATAGTAAAAAAATAAGAAAAGTGACACAGACAATTTTATATCTGCCTAATTTTCTTTCCTGGGTTATCATTGCCGGTATTGTGACTCAGTTGTTTTCATCCAGCGGACTTGTTAACGAATTATTTTGCAAGATGGGATTTGGTGAAGTGGGATTCTTAAGTTCTCCGTTTGCATGGAGAATTGTCTATTGGATTTCCGGGATCTGGCAGTCAGCCGGATATTCACTGATTATCTATCTGGCAGCACTGACATCTACAGATCCTTCACTTGGAGAAGCAGCCTATATTGATGGTGCGACGAGGCTTCAGAGAATCTGGCATGTGACACTTTCGCAGATTCGTCCAACGATATCTATTATGTTGATTATGCAGTTAGGTAAGATCATTTCTATCGATTTTGACCGGCCTTATATGTTGGGAAATACCCTGGTGAAAAGTGCATCTGATGTCATCAGCACCTATGTATATAATGTGGGACTTCAGTCAGGTCGGTTTGATTTTGCAACTGCCGTAGGCCTGTTCCAGTCTGTGGTTGGAATTATTCTGATTCTCTCTGTGAATCAGATTTCAAAGAAGATTGGAGAGGAGGGAATTATGTGA